GCCGGCGCCTCGGTCTCGCCCGGCAGGAGCACGTACGCCATGTGCTGCGTGTCGGTGTTGAGTCCGAGCGCGGTGATGCCGAGGTCCGAGTGCAGCACGTCGCCGCGCTGGATGATCGGGTCGTCGCCGAGCTGTGCGTCGGTCGCGCCCTTGCGCTGCACCTCGATGCTCGGCTGGAACCAGGTGCCGAGCCCGAGGTCGTTCACCTGCTGCCGCCACCACCAGACGAGGTCGCTCGTGCGCGTGACGCCGGGCTTCACCACCTCGGCGGAGAACATCCGCTCGGAGAGCTCCCACACGAGCGCCTGCAGCTTGGCGTAGAACTGCGCCTCCTCGGGGAGCCGCGTGGCGATCATCTCGAGGGCGAGCGCCTCGGCGGGCCGGAAGCGCGAGGCGAGCGCGGGGCCGAGCGCCTCGGTCATCCCGTCGCGCTCGCCGGCGGTGAGGCCGTCGGTGAAGGCGAAGGTGCGCGAGACGTCGATGGCGATGACCTTCGGCGCGCGCTCCTCGAGGACGGTCTTGAGCACCGACCACTGCTGGTCGCCCCAGAGCTCGGCCTGGCGGCCGCTGAGGTCGCCGGCGACGGCGGTCATGGCGCGACGCGCCTCGTAGAGCCCGCCCTGCGAGGTGCCGCCGAGGGCGATGCGTTCGACGCAGGAGCCGTCGCCCGGATCGGTGCGGCCGCTCGCGGCGCACTTGTCGAAGAAGACGTAGATGGTGCGGCGGCGCGCGGCGAAGGTCGTCGGCGAGACGAGCGAGGAGAAGACGGGGTCCTCGTTGTACTCGCGCATGGGGACGACCCAGGCATCGACACCGTGCTTGCGCATGAGCGCGGGGAGCACGGTGCGGAGGCGCACCGCGAGCCAGCCCTGCTGGATGTCGGCCTGTTCGCGCAGTGTGCCGAAGGGACGGCGCGGCGCGGCCTGCGCCTCGAGGTTCCCGGCGGCTGGGAGCGCGAGGAGGACGGCGAGGGCCGCGCGAGCGATCGAGTGACGGATCATGGGATCTCCGGTGGGACGACGGCGGTGGTCGTGCGCCGCTCCTTCTTCCGCGGCATGAGGACGAGGCGGACCATCGTGGAGACGAAGGCGAGCAGGAGCGCGAAGAGCGTGATGCCGGCGATGCGCACGACGGCGAGCTTGAAGGCCGAGCCTTGCCAGTCCTCGAGCGTCGCGGTGAGGCTCCCGATGCGCTCGAGGCCCGCGACGGTGAGCGCGAGGCTCACGCCGATCTCGGTGGCGGCCTCGAGCACGGCGAAGAGCGGCGCGCGCCAGAGCCAGGCGCGGACGGGATAGTTGCCGAGGTGGAGCGTGGCGAGGAGGAAGAGGATCGCGACGCCGCCGAGGAAGGTGCCGGCGATCCAGGTCCAGCTGTTGCTCCACCCGAACTGCAGGATGGCCGCGCGATAGAGGCGGAGGCTGGCGCCGGTGAGCAGCGCCATGGCGAGCACGTTGAGCGAGAACTTCCGGACGACCGTCGGCTCCTCGAGGTCGAGCTGCGTCAGCACCATCGTGGGGCGGAGGAGCGGCATCGTCGCGTCAGCTCAGGCGGTGGCGATGCATTCGATCTCGACGCGCGCGCCGAGCGCGAGGCCGTTGGCGCCGAGGGCGCTGCGCGCCGGCAGGCGTCCCGGCGTGAAGTAGGTGCGGTATACCGCGTTCATGCGGTCCCACTCCTTCATGTCGGCCATCATCACGGTGCACTTGATGACCTTGTCCATCGACGAGCCCACGGCGAGGAGCGTGGTGCGGATGTTCTCGAGCGTCGCGCGCGTCTCGGCCTCGATGCCGCCGGGCACGAGGGTGCTCGCGTTGGCCGAGGCATCGGCGGTGCCGATCTGTCCCGAGAGGTAGATGAGGTTCCCCACGCGCACGGCGGGGGAGAAGGGACGCGTGGGCGTGCCGAAGGGCGTGAGGTAGCGCGCCGTGTCGCCGACGCTCACGGCGGCGTCGCTGCCGTCGGAGACGCGATCGAGGCGCCGCTCGAGCCGTCGTTCGCGCGCGGCGCGGCAGCCGGTCGCGAGGAGCGCGACGGCGAGGAGGAGCAGGGCGGGACGCGGGCTCATCGGATCACCGTGCCGAGGCGGGACCAGCGGATGTCGGTGATCGCCGGGAGGGGGCGATCGGAGTCGTCCGCGTTGTAGGAGTAGTACACGAAGAGTGGCCGGCCGCGGATGTTCTTGCGCGGCACGAAACCGTAGAAGCGGCTGTCGATCGAGTTGTAGCGATTATCACCCATGAACCAGAAGTGCGCCTCGGGGATGATGAACGGCCCCCAGTCGTCGATGGTCGGCTCGGCGGGCGGCGCGCCGAAGCGCGTCGTCTTGATCTCGACCTCGTGCTGCCAGCGCAGGATGGGATCGGGATTGTCGCCCATGAGCTCGCCGGGGCGGCCCGAGGCGTAGCCCTGGCGCTGCGGCTCGCCGTTGATGTGCACCACGCCGCTGCGCGAGTGGATGGTGTCGCCCGGCATGCCGATGAGGCGCTTCACGACGGTCGGCGTGGGATCGTCGGGGTTGAACGCCTGGTAGGGCGAGACGAAGACGACGATGTCGCCGCGGCGCGGCTCGGCGTAGCCGGGGAGGTTCACCTTCGTGAACGGGATGTTGGGCCCGAAGCGGAGCTTGTTCACGAAGAGCCAATCGCCGACGAGCATCGTCGGGATCATCGAACCCGAGGGGATGCGATACGCCTCGACGAGGAAGGTGCGGAGGAGGAGGAAGATCGCGATGGTGCCGGCGAGCGACTTGAAGACCTCCCACGCCTTGGCCGGGGAGGAACCGCCCTTGCGGCCGCGCGCGGCGGCGACGGAGTTGGCGGGCTTGTCGGAGGTCTTGGACTTCTTCGCGGCCACGGCGGACGGGGCAAGGGGAACGGAGGGCACGAGGCCCGCGCCGCACGGCGGCGCACGAGGGGAATCTGCCGTGATTACCCCGCAAAGACGAGAGGGGCGCGCCTCGCGGCGCGCCCCCCCGTCCCAGCCGATCGATCAGTGCCTTACTTGAGGCACTTCGAGACGAGCTTGGTCATGTCGAACATCGACACCTGC
This window of the Gemmatimonadota bacterium genome carries:
- a CDS encoding aminopeptidase P family protein — protein: MIRHSIARAALAVLLALPAAGNLEAQAAPRRPFGTLREQADIQQGWLAVRLRTVLPALMRKHGVDAWVVPMREYNEDPVFSSLVSPTTFAARRRTIYVFFDKCAASGRTDPGDGSCVERIALGGTSQGGLYEARRAMTAVAGDLSGRQAELWGDQQWSVLKTVLEERAPKVIAIDVSRTFAFTDGLTAGERDGMTEALGPALASRFRPAEALALEMIATRLPEEAQFYAKLQALVWELSERMFSAEVVKPGVTRTSDLVWWWRQQVNDLGLGTWFQPSIEVQRKGATDAQLGDDPIIQRGDVLHSDLGITALGLNTDTQHMAYVLLPGETEAPAGLTAALKRSNQLQDIVMEELRAGRTGNTVLARSRQRMGAMGIDGTIYSHPIGKHGHGAGPLVGLWDYQDGVPGRGDATVIANMWYSIELQATSPVPEWGGQRVRMAQEEDAVIGPNGVARWAIKRQDRLFLVK
- a CDS encoding RidA family protein, encoding MSPRPALLLLAVALLATGCRAARERRLERRLDRVSDGSDAAVSVGDTARYLTPFGTPTRPFSPAVRVGNLIYLSGQIGTADASANASTLVPGGIEAETRATLENIRTTLLAVGSSMDKVIKCTVMMADMKEWDRMNAVYRTYFTPGRLPARSALGANGLALGARVEIECIATA
- the lepB gene encoding signal peptidase I, whose protein sequence is MAAKKSKTSDKPANSVAAARGRKGGSSPAKAWEVFKSLAGTIAIFLLLRTFLVEAYRIPSGSMIPTMLVGDWLFVNKLRFGPNIPFTKVNLPGYAEPRRGDIVVFVSPYQAFNPDDPTPTVVKRLIGMPGDTIHSRSGVVHINGEPQRQGYASGRPGELMGDNPDPILRWQHEVEIKTTRFGAPPAEPTIDDWGPFIIPEAHFWFMGDNRYNSIDSRFYGFVPRKNIRGRPLFVYYSYNADDSDRPLPAITDIRWSRLGTVIR